One genomic region from Evansella sp. LMS18 encodes:
- a CDS encoding aldolase, whose translation MKTSSSSLYKAFGLNVFSEISFPELPVVNLAENTADVLITFKDLNEKWETYSSPDDLFFISSKFILFNLPEVGIFLIEKGKEIFVSPFKGVQEDQLRLYLLGTCMGAVLMQRGILPLHGSALEINGKAYAIVGDSGAGKSTTASALLKTGYRLISDDVIPVTLTEDNIPMAVLAYPQQKLWQESLTEFGMDSSSYRPVVDRETKFAVPVHAQFAAKPLPLAGIFELVITEKEDVDIRPIEQLERLHKLYYHTYRNFFLKPAGLMEWHFRTCTAMVNKLDLYQLQRPKTRFTADELTALILSSINKEVIV comes from the coding sequence ATGAAAACATCTTCAAGCTCATTATACAAAGCGTTTGGCCTCAATGTTTTTAGCGAAATTTCCTTTCCTGAACTTCCCGTTGTAAATCTTGCGGAAAATACAGCCGATGTGTTAATCACTTTTAAGGATTTAAATGAGAAATGGGAAACTTACTCCAGCCCTGACGATTTATTCTTCATATCCAGCAAGTTTATTTTATTTAATCTGCCGGAAGTAGGGATTTTTTTAATCGAAAAAGGAAAAGAAATTTTCGTTTCTCCATTTAAAGGAGTTCAGGAGGACCAGCTCCGTCTCTATTTATTAGGTACGTGCATGGGTGCCGTATTAATGCAAAGAGGAATTCTCCCTTTACACGGCTCAGCACTCGAAATCAATGGGAAAGCATATGCAATTGTGGGGGATTCCGGAGCAGGAAAATCCACAACTGCTTCCGCGCTTTTAAAGACAGGCTACAGGCTTATTAGTGACGATGTTATTCCAGTTACTTTAACGGAAGATAATATACCAATGGCAGTGCTTGCTTATCCACAGCAAAAGCTCTGGCAGGAGAGCCTGACCGAGTTTGGCATGGATTCTTCCTCTTACAGGCCGGTTGTTGACCGGGAAACAAAGTTTGCTGTCCCGGTTCATGCTCAATTTGCAGCAAAACCTCTTCCCCTTGCCGGGATATTTGAGTTAGTGATAACAGAAAAGGAAGATGTTGACATCCGGCCTATCGAACAGCTTGAGCGGCTGCATAAACTGTATTATCATACGTACCGCAATTTTTTCCTTAAGCCTGCAGGATTGATGGAGTGGCATTTTAGAACATGTACAGCCATGGTTAATAAGCTGGACCTGTATCAGTTGCAGCGACCGAAGACTCGTTTTACTGCAGACGAGCTAACTGCACTTATCCTTTCTTCTATTAATAAGGAGGTAATCGTATGA
- a CDS encoding DMT family transporter: protein MGYLLAFMSAFCYSVTNIVLKKGMRHSEENGVWIITFINAVFLGLIFILSLILQTSSPSINLHGIVLFTTAGILINFVGRTLLYSGIRKIGASKAVAIKNSAPVFTLLFAVFIIKEQISLGPWVGIILIIVGMFLLGLHLFKEDTAISAGAGYWVALYAAAAYGIGQGLSKQGINSLDNPFFGVFIGAVAAFLILSLIEAYRGNLKNQLGRVLDGRSNHYIAAGVLTSLALLFFYLSISYIHVSYTVAILAADPVFTVILSNFFLKKEESITKLLITVAVLVFIGAGIISVMGG, encoded by the coding sequence ATGGGATATTTACTGGCCTTCATGTCCGCTTTTTGTTACTCAGTTACAAACATCGTGCTTAAAAAAGGGATGAGGCACTCTGAAGAAAACGGAGTCTGGATTATTACTTTTATTAATGCTGTGTTTCTTGGTTTAATTTTCATCCTGTCTTTAATTTTACAAACGAGCTCCCCTTCTATAAATCTACACGGAATTGTTTTATTTACTACTGCAGGAATTCTAATAAATTTCGTTGGCAGAACCCTTTTATACTCAGGAATAAGAAAAATAGGAGCTTCAAAAGCTGTTGCTATTAAAAACTCAGCACCTGTTTTCACTCTCTTGTTTGCCGTATTCATCATAAAGGAACAAATCAGCCTCGGACCATGGGTTGGGATTATTCTTATTATAGTCGGGATGTTTTTGCTGGGGCTTCATTTGTTTAAAGAGGATACAGCGATTTCGGCGGGAGCGGGCTACTGGGTTGCTTTATATGCCGCCGCAGCCTACGGAATCGGCCAGGGCCTCTCTAAACAAGGAATAAACTCTTTAGATAACCCTTTTTTTGGTGTTTTTATTGGAGCAGTTGCCGCCTTTCTGATCCTAAGCCTTATTGAAGCATACCGGGGGAATTTAAAGAATCAATTAGGCAGAGTCCTGGACGGGCGCAGCAATCATTATATTGCCGCAGGAGTGTTAACTAGCCTTGCCCTTCTCTTTTTCTATTTATCTATCTCTTATATTCATGTCAGTTATACTGTGGCAATCCTCGCCGCAGATCCGGTATTTACAGTAATCTTAAGTAATTTTTTTCTGAAGAAAGAAGAAAGCATTACAAAGCTGCTGATTACTGTGGCTGTTCTCGTATTTATCGGTGCCGGTATTATTTCAGTAATGGGCGGATAA
- a CDS encoding lasso peptide biosynthesis PqqD family chaperone, whose amino-acid sequence MIKSQKMSLNTVISQRPGNIVSDMDGEKVMLSINKGKYYNLGEIGGRIWELIEQPAALEYVVNAMLEEYDVERGQCEEQVLHFLELLVNEELAAIE is encoded by the coding sequence ATGATCAAAAGCCAAAAGATGTCTTTAAATACAGTAATCAGCCAAAGGCCAGGCAATATTGTCAGTGATATGGACGGCGAGAAAGTAATGTTAAGCATAAATAAGGGCAAGTACTATAATCTTGGTGAAATCGGTGGCCGTATTTGGGAGCTGATTGAACAGCCTGCCGCTCTTGAATACGTCGTTAATGCCATGCTGGAAGAATATGATGTAGAAAGAGGGCAGTGTGAGGAACAAGTTTTACATTTTCTTGAATTGCTGGTGAATGAAGAACTGGCAGCGATAGAATAA
- a CDS encoding asparagine synthase-related protein produces the protein MSAITGLVHFNDNPISIEHSNILMSGFKRFPADSVDTWHKEKAFLGCHAQWITPESINEQLPCFDYEKQLAITADAIIDNRQEVIEKLNIKDKSLLNTMSDSQLILLAYSKFGEECPKHLIGDLAFAIWDEKNKKIFAARDFSGSRTLYYHASGDKFVFSTLIEPLLSLPFITRNINEDWLAEFLAIPGPVEAVDMNATPYKEILQLPPSHSITVSKSNVSLKRYVTAGSAGKLFLSSDSDYEEGFREVFQRAVNDRMRTHGKVGSHLSGGLDSGTVVGFAASELKLQNKQLHTYSYIPEDDFEDFTEAYYLPDERPFIKETVKHTGNVKDKYLNFCGKDPYTEVDDFLQVMEMPYKFFENTYWLKGINEEAEKDGIKVMLNGARGNHSISWGSYKLTYNYYISLLRRLRWLKLYQEVDAYCTFHNTGKKVVLPFLAKKAFMSAANKGSDNPYTVFIKPGLAKKTKVFEKLEHYGMDYKGEAVNDPDHYRRQYYQSLYPWNKSGTADTKLSLRYGLWNRDPTNDIRVIQYCLSIPEEQYVKAGMERSLIRRATKGILPDSVRLNRKYRGMQGADTIHRMKRRWGEFIDELKSLQSDSMAADILDMNVIDSAIEKFDNPPKNEYIFDYNFKILTRSLIVYKFLKGGEKR, from the coding sequence ATGAGCGCGATCACCGGCCTTGTTCATTTTAATGATAACCCGATTTCAATTGAACATTCGAACATATTAATGAGCGGCTTTAAGCGTTTTCCGGCTGATTCGGTTGATACGTGGCATAAGGAAAAAGCGTTCCTTGGGTGCCACGCTCAGTGGATAACTCCTGAATCAATCAACGAACAATTACCATGCTTTGACTATGAAAAGCAGCTGGCCATTACCGCAGATGCAATAATAGATAACCGGCAAGAGGTAATTGAAAAGTTAAACATCAAAGATAAATCACTATTAAATACTATGTCGGACAGCCAGCTTATTTTACTGGCTTATAGTAAATTTGGCGAAGAATGTCCTAAACATTTGATTGGTGACTTAGCCTTTGCAATATGGGATGAGAAAAATAAAAAGATTTTCGCAGCAAGGGATTTTTCAGGCAGCAGGACGCTTTATTATCACGCCAGCGGAGATAAGTTTGTATTTTCCACATTGATTGAACCGTTACTTTCATTACCTTTTATAACAAGAAACATAAACGAAGACTGGCTGGCTGAGTTTCTTGCCATCCCCGGACCGGTTGAAGCAGTGGATATGAATGCCACACCTTATAAGGAAATATTGCAGCTCCCGCCTTCTCACAGTATTACTGTCAGTAAGTCCAATGTTTCATTGAAAAGATATGTTACAGCTGGTTCTGCGGGGAAACTGTTTCTTTCATCCGACAGTGATTATGAAGAAGGTTTTCGGGAGGTCTTTCAAAGAGCGGTAAACGACAGAATGCGGACACACGGAAAGGTCGGTTCCCATCTTAGCGGTGGACTTGATTCCGGAACAGTAGTCGGTTTTGCAGCAAGTGAACTGAAACTTCAAAACAAACAATTGCATACTTACAGTTATATACCGGAAGATGATTTTGAAGATTTTACAGAAGCATATTACCTGCCCGATGAACGGCCGTTTATAAAGGAAACAGTTAAACATACCGGAAATGTCAAAGATAAATATCTGAATTTCTGTGGAAAAGATCCATACACAGAAGTTGATGACTTCCTACAAGTGATGGAAATGCCATATAAATTTTTTGAGAACACCTACTGGTTAAAAGGGATCAATGAAGAAGCCGAAAAAGACGGGATAAAGGTAATGTTAAATGGAGCAAGAGGAAACCATTCCATATCCTGGGGCTCCTATAAATTAACATATAACTATTATATTTCCCTTTTAAGGCGATTAAGGTGGCTCAAATTGTACCAGGAAGTTGATGCTTATTGTACATTTCACAACACCGGTAAAAAGGTGGTACTCCCTTTTTTAGCTAAAAAGGCCTTCATGTCTGCAGCTAATAAAGGCAGTGACAATCCTTATACTGTATTTATTAAACCCGGTCTCGCAAAAAAGACAAAGGTGTTTGAAAAACTTGAACATTACGGAATGGATTATAAAGGCGAGGCTGTTAATGACCCAGATCATTACCGAAGGCAATATTATCAAAGCCTATATCCTTGGAATAAAAGCGGAACGGCAGATACAAAGCTTTCCTTACGATATGGACTATGGAACAGAGACCCGACAAATGATATCAGAGTCATCCAGTATTGTTTATCCATTCCAGAAGAGCAATACGTAAAGGCAGGAATGGAAAGGTCTCTGATCCGAAGAGCTACAAAAGGAATACTTCCCGATTCTGTCAGACTGAACAGGAAATACAGGGGAATGCAGGGAGCAGACACAATTCACCGAATGAAAAGAAGATGGGGAGAATTTATTGATGAATTAAAGAGTCTTCAGTCGGATTCGATGGCTGCTGATATTCTTGACATGAATGTAATTGACTCTGCAATCGAAAAGTTTGATAACCCACCAAAAAATGAGTATATATTTGATTATAATTTTAAAATCCTTACCAGAAGTTTAATAGTATACAAATTCTTGAAAGGAGGTGAGAAAAGATGA
- a CDS encoding lasso peptide biosynthesis B2 protein, whose protein sequence is MINKAKSFLRIERQMKIMLFEAYIYLAWARILKMLPFSKVAPSLGEHMEETNYFPKLHERKTLLQVSQAVHMMSRYTFWESQCLVKAIAALKMLEKRGVESTLYLGTGKDENGAFAAHAWLRSGPYYISGAEGMENYTVVSKFAKKLSSGNEGESYG, encoded by the coding sequence ATGATTAATAAAGCCAAATCTTTTCTCAGGATAGAGAGGCAGATGAAGATCATGCTGTTTGAAGCTTACATATACTTAGCCTGGGCCCGAATATTAAAAATGCTGCCTTTTTCCAAGGTTGCTCCTTCCCTTGGTGAACATATGGAAGAAACGAACTATTTCCCGAAATTGCATGAACGGAAAACACTTTTGCAAGTATCCCAGGCAGTGCATATGATGAGCCGTTACACCTTCTGGGAGAGCCAGTGCCTCGTCAAAGCGATTGCTGCTTTGAAAATGCTTGAAAAACGAGGGGTTGAAAGTACGCTTTACTTAGGGACCGGTAAGGACGAAAATGGTGCATTTGCTGCACATGCTTGGTTAAGGAGCGGACCTTATTATATATCCGGTGCAGAAGGTATGGAAAACTACACTGTAGTGAGCAAATTCGCAAAAAAACTTTCCTCAGGAAACGAAGGAGAAAGTTATGGGTAA
- a CDS encoding nucleotidyltransferase family protein, with translation MGKDMAIELGRIPRELNLIIKLLNDDPISTEQVKDINWDKFIDLSIHHRLYPVLYPKAKQLPEFIPVHVTRQLFQLYQTNTYQMLQLTAEMESVSKFLTENDIRVLFLKGPMIGHELYGDISRRTCSDLDFLIPVNDLLNVEKLLAEEGYVKDDYIQTVLNDWKWRHHHVAYYHSSKGIKLEIHWRLHPGPGIEPSFSDLWDRKSMSSLTKYPVYMLGEDDLLIYLAAHGARHGWSRLRWLLDIHQLLKKHSDFPAALKLSQNYYMRPVLGQSVVLSSTLLNSKQMEGMKSILENDKYYKLAQGAVFYFENMVNLHTDPVPADVSEYHEKYLLSTMSLPQKLLMKASFLFPYPEDAETLLLPKPLHFLYFPLRPFLWGWRKTRKYSVT, from the coding sequence ATGGGTAAAGATATGGCTATCGAATTAGGTCGTATTCCGAGAGAACTGAACTTAATTATAAAATTACTAAATGATGACCCGATCAGCACAGAACAGGTAAAAGATATCAACTGGGATAAATTCATTGATCTGAGCATTCATCACCGGTTATATCCAGTCCTTTATCCTAAAGCAAAGCAATTGCCAGAATTCATACCAGTACATGTAACACGGCAATTATTTCAATTATATCAGACTAATACTTATCAGATGCTTCAGCTAACAGCCGAAATGGAGAGTGTTAGTAAATTCTTAACTGAAAATGATATCCGTGTCCTTTTCTTAAAAGGGCCGATGATCGGCCATGAGTTGTATGGTGACATCTCGAGGAGAACATGCAGCGATCTTGACTTTTTAATCCCTGTAAATGATCTTTTAAACGTGGAGAAGCTATTGGCTGAAGAAGGATATGTAAAGGATGATTATATACAGACTGTTTTGAATGATTGGAAATGGCGGCATCACCACGTCGCTTATTACCATTCTTCAAAAGGTATCAAGCTTGAGATCCATTGGAGATTACATCCTGGCCCTGGAATAGAGCCTTCCTTTTCTGATTTATGGGACAGGAAATCGATGAGTTCTCTTACAAAGTACCCGGTTTATATGTTGGGAGAAGATGATCTGTTAATATACCTGGCTGCACACGGAGCACGCCACGGCTGGTCCCGTCTCCGCTGGCTGCTGGATATACATCAGCTCTTAAAAAAGCATTCAGATTTCCCAGCTGCATTAAAACTTTCACAAAATTATTATATGCGGCCAGTTTTAGGTCAATCAGTGGTGTTATCGTCCACTTTATTGAACAGTAAGCAGATGGAGGGAATGAAATCCATTCTGGAAAATGATAAATACTACAAGCTGGCACAGGGAGCTGTTTTTTATTTTGAAAACATGGTCAACTTACATACTGACCCAGTCCCAGCAGATGTTTCAGAGTACCACGAAAAATATTTGTTGAGTACGATGTCTCTGCCACAGAAATTGTTGATGAAAGCAAGCTTTTTATTTCCTTACCCAGAAGACGCCGAAACACTACTCCTGCCAAAGCCGCTGCACTTTCTTTATTTCCCGCTCCGGCCGTTTTTATGGGGATGGAGAAAAACACGGAAGTATTCAGTAACCTAG
- a CDS encoding ABC transporter ATP-binding protein gives MLQPVFYFVKQIHAYAGKILYINLLAMILISLLDGIGILLLIPMISMTGIVNIDAGGTPVAGIFEFLQGIPASIGLPVILAIFVLISILQNLLQRHITIRETKIQHGFFRHMRVKTYEALLHADWRFYIKNRKTDLINIMTAEIARASAGTHSFLQFIASLIFTVIQIGIAFWLSPVITIFVLLSGLILLFFNRKFLKRSMALGSRNYELGRSYLGGITDQINGIKDIKSNTLEESRMEWYRSITKRMEHEQVEYTKLKTKSQLYYKIASALLIASFIFISVNMFHAQAAQLLLIILIFSRLWPRVAGIQGSMEQIAAMLPAFKAVIAMQEESKSAKEFDLSKKRDIKPMQVRKDITCWNVSFKYNEEAYALKDINITIPGNQMTAVVGKSGAGKSTLIDLLMGLNKPAKGQVLIDGVPLSSENLISLRRAISYVPQDPFLFNDSIRENLLLVKPDATESEMWEALEFSSAAEFIRKLPEGLDSLIGDRGIKLSGGERQRLVLARAILRKPSILVLDEATSSLDTENEAKIQEALERLKGKMTIIVIAHRLSTIRNADQVIVLEDGAVIQRGEFGQLANDKRSVFGSLLRRQMEATY, from the coding sequence ATGTTACAACCTGTTTTTTATTTTGTAAAACAAATACATGCCTATGCAGGAAAGATTCTTTACATTAACCTCCTTGCTATGATACTGATTAGTTTACTGGATGGGATTGGCATTTTGCTTTTAATTCCAATGATCAGTATGACAGGCATTGTAAATATTGACGCAGGTGGAACTCCTGTGGCAGGTATATTTGAATTTCTTCAGGGCATACCTGCCTCAATAGGGTTGCCGGTCATTTTAGCTATTTTTGTCCTGATAAGTATTTTACAAAACTTACTCCAACGGCATATTACAATTAGAGAAACAAAAATTCAGCACGGATTTTTTCGTCATATGCGAGTAAAAACCTATGAGGCGCTGCTTCATGCTGACTGGCGTTTTTATATAAAGAACAGAAAGACGGATTTAATCAATATAATGACCGCAGAAATTGCCAGAGCAAGTGCTGGAACACATTCTTTCTTACAGTTTATCGCTTCACTGATTTTTACCGTTATTCAAATAGGAATTGCATTTTGGTTATCACCAGTAATCACAATTTTTGTACTTCTTAGCGGTCTCATCCTATTATTTTTTAACAGAAAATTCCTGAAACGATCTATGGCTTTAGGAAGCCGCAATTATGAATTGGGGAGAAGTTATCTGGGTGGCATTACCGATCAGATTAACGGAATTAAAGATATTAAAAGCAACACACTTGAAGAGTCGCGTATGGAGTGGTATCGTTCCATAACAAAGCGGATGGAGCATGAGCAGGTAGAATATACGAAACTTAAAACGAAATCTCAGTTGTATTATAAGATAGCTTCAGCTCTGTTAATAGCATCTTTTATATTCATCTCCGTTAACATGTTTCATGCGCAAGCTGCACAATTACTGCTTATTATCCTGATTTTTTCAAGGCTCTGGCCGAGAGTTGCAGGAATTCAGGGATCAATGGAGCAGATAGCCGCGATGCTGCCTGCATTTAAAGCGGTTATAGCTATGCAGGAAGAAAGCAAGTCAGCGAAAGAATTCGACCTTTCTAAAAAGAGAGATATTAAGCCGATGCAGGTAAGGAAAGATATTACCTGCTGGAATGTATCCTTTAAATATAATGAAGAGGCGTACGCTTTGAAAGATATTAATATAACGATTCCTGGAAACCAAATGACCGCCGTCGTTGGAAAATCCGGTGCAGGGAAAAGTACACTGATTGATTTGTTAATGGGGCTGAATAAGCCTGCGAAAGGGCAGGTGCTCATTGATGGTGTGCCTCTTTCCAGTGAGAATTTGATTTCTTTAAGAAGGGCGATTAGTTATGTTCCTCAGGATCCTTTCTTATTTAACGACAGTATCAGGGAGAACCTGCTGCTTGTAAAACCAGATGCGACAGAATCGGAAATGTGGGAAGCGTTGGAGTTTTCTTCAGCTGCAGAGTTTATCAGGAAATTGCCTGAGGGCCTTGATTCCTTAATCGGTGACCGGGGGATAAAGCTTTCCGGCGGTGAAAGACAACGGTTAGTGCTGGCAAGGGCAATTCTCAGAAAACCTTCAATTCTAGTTTTAGACGAGGCAACTAGTTCCCTCGATACGGAAAATGAGGCAAAAATTCAAGAAGCTCTGGAAAGATTAAAAGGGAAGATGACGATCATTGTTATTGCACACAGGTTGTCTACGATCAGGAATGCGGACCAGGTAATAGTTCTTGAAGACGGTGCGGTAATCCAAAGAGGAGAATTCGGCCAGCTTGCAAATGACAAAAGAAGCGTTTTTGGCTCATTGCTGAGAAGACAGATGGAAGCCACTTATTGA
- a CDS encoding paeninodin family lasso peptide: MKKEWEKPNLEVLDVGMTMANTKPGDFIDDSFPAGTRFSDLTWGEDS; encoded by the coding sequence ATGAAAAAGGAATGGGAGAAACCAAATCTCGAAGTACTGGACGTTGGGATGACGATGGCAAATACGAAACCAGGAGATTTCATTGATGACAGCTTCCCAGCAGGGACGAGGTTTAGTGATTTGACATGGGGAGAGGACAGTTAG
- a CDS encoding DUF1284 domain-containing protein, giving the protein MERTLRGHHLLCVHGFQGMGYSPGFIKKMETIVDEIRDEDKDFPIRVVADLDDACGACPHNGGTVCIASENADERIKSMDQRVIEHLKLKPGKLYRKSKLVEWTAQKVQPDDLDRLCKNCSWLSYGVCKAGIEKLRADKLDSLK; this is encoded by the coding sequence ATGGAGAGAACACTTAGAGGGCATCATTTACTCTGTGTCCACGGATTTCAGGGAATGGGATACAGCCCAGGTTTTATTAAAAAAATGGAAACGATCGTAGATGAAATAAGGGATGAAGATAAGGACTTTCCTATCCGGGTAGTGGCCGACCTGGATGATGCATGCGGGGCTTGTCCCCATAATGGGGGCACTGTTTGTATAGCGAGTGAAAATGCTGATGAACGGATTAAATCTATGGATCAGAGAGTAATCGAACACCTGAAATTGAAGCCTGGCAAGCTTTACCGTAAAAGCAAGCTTGTTGAATGGACTGCTCAGAAGGTACAGCCAGACGACTTAGACAGACTTTGTAAAAATTGCAGCTGGCTTTCTTACGGAGTCTGCAAAGCTGGGATTGAAAAGTTAAGAGCTGATAAACTAGACAGCCTTAAGTAA
- a CDS encoding metallophosphoesterase encodes MNIKKGKFILLLFVCFIFIVAVYTIWDNNRVKVVSEDIFIENLSDEFENYKILQITDLHDMEFGKNQRRLLNVVNNLKYDAVVFTGDMLDEYSDSPDYENFYTLIEGMENKDVALYVSGNSDTANYVINENGVSEKHEFIKGMEDRGVDLLESIYTVDKGQSRLHFTDFDLSYMEAELSVVEGRYQLREVYEKYDQVHLKQLIEEFSHIESESDSEFLIGLTHYPVVDALIDRLNEDPQYNLLDYDLILAGHYHGGQFRLPFYGAFFIPEPMYENSGLFPPQDRVKGLWEHRGVQQYVSTGLGSSGPRPLLRFRFLNTPEINFLTLRKKDN; translated from the coding sequence TTGAACATAAAAAAGGGGAAGTTTATCCTGTTACTGTTTGTGTGTTTTATATTTATAGTGGCAGTTTACACGATTTGGGACAATAACCGCGTTAAAGTAGTAAGTGAGGACATCTTTATTGAGAACCTTTCTGATGAATTTGAAAACTATAAGATTCTACAGATAACTGACTTGCATGATATGGAGTTCGGGAAAAATCAGCGTCGGCTTTTAAACGTCGTTAACAACCTGAAATACGATGCTGTTGTCTTTACTGGAGATATGCTGGATGAGTACAGTGACTCACCTGATTATGAGAATTTCTATACATTGATTGAGGGGATGGAAAACAAAGATGTAGCGTTATATGTTTCTGGAAATTCAGATACAGCGAATTATGTAATAAACGAGAATGGTGTTTCCGAAAAACACGAATTCATTAAAGGGATGGAAGACAGGGGAGTGGATCTCCTTGAATCAATCTACACTGTGGATAAAGGACAGTCACGTCTACATTTTACAGACTTTGATTTATCATATATGGAAGCAGAGCTTTCCGTTGTAGAAGGCAGATATCAGCTTAGAGAAGTATACGAAAAGTACGATCAGGTTCATTTAAAACAATTAATTGAGGAGTTTTCGCACATCGAATCAGAAAGTGATTCTGAATTTTTAATCGGGCTGACACATTATCCTGTGGTAGATGCGTTAATTGACAGATTAAATGAAGACCCTCAGTATAATTTACTGGATTATGACCTTATTTTAGCAGGCCATTATCACGGGGGGCAGTTCCGTCTTCCTTTTTACGGAGCGTTTTTTATTCCTGAACCGATGTACGAAAATTCGGGGTTGTTCCCGCCACAGGACAGGGTGAAAGGATTGTGGGAGCACCGGGGAGTCCAGCAATATGTGAGTACCGGCCTGGGCAGCAGTGGCCCGAGGCCTTTATTACGTTTCAGGTTCTTAAATACTCCGGAAATTAATTTCCTTACTTTAAGAAAAAAAGACAATTAG
- a CDS encoding anti-repressor SinI family protein has product MKDQVLALDPEWKELLAEAYEIGLSPEEVRLFLETNKEKSSSVSY; this is encoded by the coding sequence ATGAAAGATCAGGTTTTAGCATTAGATCCTGAATGGAAAGAGTTACTGGCTGAGGCGTATGAAATAGGATTGAGCCCAGAAGAAGTCCGCTTATTTTTGGAAACTAATAAAGAAAAAAGTTCTTCTGTATCATACTAG